The Lewinellaceae bacterium genome has a segment encoding these proteins:
- a CDS encoding FAD-binding oxidoreductase, whose protein sequence is MATEKYDFAILGGGIFGIYSALFLAEKGLHICLIEKEKELMKKASVVNQARLHSGYHYPRSVATAIMSNENKARFTEDHKQFINFHFEKYYAIDKYGSFTDSLQFERFCRHIGIKCDKIPRHRLFNYHRLEALYSTIEYSFDPFLIAQSYREKVGGVKEIIIKKNTVVKEAEAVGDEWILKLKNISGGEQEEIRASQVINATYSASNAINALFGVNQIDLMHEISEIALMTSPQLGEIGLTVMDGPFGSIMPYGLSGLLSLSSVVYTHHKVSYEKTPHFNCQEINTDCRPDYTGNCNDCVARPRTHYPKMIKQMSQYFSEDVEFNYFSSLFTIKSKLMANYIDDGRPTEISVLNENPRFYCIFAGKINSIYEIEKVVDI, encoded by the coding sequence ATGGCCACAGAAAAATACGATTTTGCTATTCTTGGCGGGGGAATTTTCGGCATTTATTCTGCACTTTTTCTTGCGGAGAAAGGGTTACATATCTGCCTGATTGAAAAAGAAAAAGAATTGATGAAAAAGGCCTCGGTGGTGAACCAGGCACGCTTGCACAGCGGTTACCACTACCCCCGTAGTGTAGCTACAGCCATTATGTCCAACGAAAACAAAGCCCGGTTCACGGAAGATCACAAGCAATTCATCAATTTCCATTTTGAAAAATATTACGCCATCGACAAATACGGTTCCTTCACGGATTCGTTGCAGTTTGAACGGTTCTGCCGGCATATAGGCATCAAATGCGATAAAATTCCCCGGCACAGATTATTTAATTACCACAGGCTCGAAGCCTTGTATTCCACCATTGAGTATAGTTTTGATCCTTTTTTAATAGCTCAGTCTTATCGAGAAAAAGTTGGAGGAGTAAAAGAAATTATTATTAAAAAAAACACGGTCGTCAAGGAAGCTGAGGCCGTGGGGGATGAATGGATCCTGAAGCTTAAAAACATTTCAGGAGGAGAACAAGAGGAAATAAGAGCCTCCCAGGTGATCAATGCCACTTATAGTGCCAGCAATGCCATCAATGCACTTTTCGGGGTCAATCAAATCGACCTCATGCATGAAATTTCGGAAATTGCACTGATGACTTCCCCTCAACTTGGAGAAATTGGCTTAACAGTCATGGACGGGCCATTTGGATCAATCATGCCCTATGGATTGTCAGGGCTGCTTTCCCTTTCTTCAGTGGTGTACACCCATCACAAGGTTTCCTATGAAAAAACGCCTCATTTTAATTGCCAGGAAATCAATACCGATTGCCGGCCTGACTATACAGGCAATTGCAATGACTGTGTGGCCCGTCCCAGGACACATTATCCCAAGATGATCAAACAAATGAGTCAGTATTTCAGCGAGGACGTGGAATTTAATTATTTTTCCTCCCTGTTTACCATAAAGTCAAAACTGATGGCCAATTACATCGACGACGGCCGACCAACTGAAATCAGCGTTTTGAATGAAAATCCACGTTTTTATTGCATATTTGCCGGAAAAATAAACTCCATTTATGAAATCGAAAAAGTCGTGGACATTTAG
- a CDS encoding arginine deiminase translates to MSKIHVSSEIGKLKRVIVHRPDRGIARISPRRAEELLFDDIVFLPKMQEEHDIFTNVLKRFIGEENVLETQTLLEECFGIDVEIKEELIDMAISYEELPTYTKKTLMNLPDDELARVLITGYYPAEEHILFDPIPNFIFTRDIAVTVNDHIIITKASKEARARENLLTRYIIRTHPCFKSLVDEKKIINLNMIDDFPPSKRNEKVSIEGGDVMIINKDYLLIGCSERTTTHAVRSLAKVLFEKNIVSNVAMIDVPNERSFMHIDTLFTQINPTDFVGYKPIVVDGHGSNVEVIHKNGTNTKYLSIEAFLKAEINPNIRIIHAGKGISPYQEREQWTDGCNLVTIKPGVALTYDRNPWTEDAFKEAGYRVVYAIDLLKAFDDGILTPDEVKNTIITLPSTELSRARGGSHCMTCPIEREEI, encoded by the coding sequence ATGAGTAAGATTCATGTTTCTTCAGAGATCGGAAAGTTAAAAAGAGTAATTGTACACCGCCCGGACAGAGGCATCGCCAGGATCAGCCCCCGCCGGGCTGAAGAATTGTTATTTGACGATATAGTCTTCCTGCCAAAAATGCAGGAAGAGCACGATATTTTCACCAATGTCCTGAAACGATTCATCGGGGAGGAAAATGTACTGGAAACCCAAACCCTTTTGGAGGAGTGTTTTGGAATTGACGTAGAGATCAAGGAAGAACTTATCGATATGGCCATCAGCTATGAAGAACTTCCCACCTACACCAAAAAAACATTGATGAACCTTCCTGATGACGAACTGGCCCGGGTGCTCATTACCGGTTATTATCCTGCGGAAGAACACATCCTCTTTGACCCCATTCCCAATTTTATTTTCACCAGGGATATCGCCGTAACGGTAAACGACCATATCATTATTACCAAGGCATCAAAGGAAGCCAGGGCGAGGGAAAATTTACTCACCCGGTATATCATTCGTACCCATCCCTGTTTTAAATCATTGGTCGACGAAAAAAAGATCATTAACCTGAATATGATCGATGATTTTCCTCCTTCAAAACGGAATGAAAAGGTTTCCATTGAAGGAGGAGATGTGATGATCATCAATAAAGATTACCTGCTCATAGGTTGCAGCGAACGTACCACTACTCATGCCGTACGGTCTTTGGCCAAAGTATTGTTCGAAAAAAATATCGTTTCAAATGTGGCCATGATTGACGTGCCCAACGAGCGATCTTTTATGCACATCGATACTTTGTTCACCCAGATCAATCCGACTGATTTTGTCGGCTACAAACCCATAGTCGTGGACGGGCATGGATCGAATGTAGAGGTGATTCATAAGAATGGGACAAATACAAAATACCTGAGCATTGAAGCCTTTTTAAAAGCTGAGATCAATCCTAATATTCGTATCATACATGCAGGAAAAGGGATCAGCCCCTATCAGGAAAGAGAACAATGGACCGATGGATGTAACCTGGTTACCATAAAACCTGGCGTTGCGCTTACTTACGACAGAAATCCCTGGACAGAAGATGCCTTTAAGGAAGCCGGTTATCGCGTGGTGTACGCCATCGATCTTTTAAAAGCTTTTGATGACGGCATTCTCACTCCCGATGAGGTAAAAAACACCATCATCACCCTTCCCTCAACGGAATTATCCCGGGCACGTGGAGGATCTCATTGCATGACCTGTCCCATTGAAAGGGAAGAGATTTGA
- a CDS encoding PorT family protein codes for MSRKETFYFYLLLAIISLVPVSGSGQFQLGIKAGMNMGDIKVRSETLLVDEHYAPLRLWHFGMNGTFDLSKNISLQTDLLFNQKGGQSPVDLSMPNPLEAYWQYKMSYLSLPLLVQYNFGPLALEAGPEIGYLINMKVLRNDVLVENDLTFLGDQKIDFSICVGFKFSVEQFFTEIRWVRSMLSIGDITFSDMNGAPLGHYHHYANTLQVSFGYYFLGNEKAEKITGIE; via the coding sequence ATGAGTAGAAAGGAGACATTTTATTTTTACTTGCTTTTGGCGATAATATCTCTCGTTCCCGTTTCGGGATCGGGACAATTCCAGCTCGGCATTAAAGCGGGCATGAATATGGGAGATATCAAAGTAAGGTCTGAAACCCTTTTGGTAGATGAGCATTATGCACCACTCCGCCTCTGGCATTTTGGGATGAACGGCACCTTTGATCTTTCAAAAAATATTTCTTTACAGACAGACCTGCTATTCAACCAAAAAGGAGGACAAAGCCCCGTCGATTTAAGCATGCCGAATCCTCTTGAAGCCTATTGGCAATACAAAATGAGCTACCTGAGCCTGCCGCTGCTTGTTCAATATAATTTTGGTCCACTTGCCCTGGAAGCCGGCCCTGAAATAGGATATTTGATCAATATGAAAGTACTGAGAAATGATGTATTGGTGGAGAATGACCTTACTTTTCTGGGGGATCAGAAAATCGACTTTTCTATATGTGTGGGATTTAAATTTTCCGTTGAACAGTTTTTTACGGAAATTCGATGGGTAAGAAGTATGCTGTCTATCGGCGATATCACTTTTTCGGATATGAATGGTGCGCCGTTGGGGCATTATCACCATTATGCGAATACTCTCCAGGTGTCTTTCGGGTATTATTTTTTGGGTAATGAAAAAGCAGAAAAGATCACCGGCATAGAATGA
- a CDS encoding glycosyltransferase: protein MQKTKTFEITIPVLNEEETLEKNVKILYDFICSHFPDKNLWNIVIADNGSTDRTPEIAMDLGRIMPEVKLVRVPERGVGLALKTSWEQSNADIVGYMDLDLATDLRHFLEAYNALAHDDYDLVYATRLHKKAKVINRTLKREISSRVFNWLVKIYLGTKFSDGQCGFKWLKRSVFADLRDHGVRDNGWFFSTELLTVGEWLGLKIFELPVKWTDDVSSTKVKVIPLAKRYLKNMQELKQFRHAK, encoded by the coding sequence ATGCAAAAAACTAAGACCTTCGAGATTACGATTCCTGTCCTGAACGAAGAAGAAACGCTGGAAAAAAACGTAAAAATACTCTACGATTTTATCTGTTCTCATTTTCCGGATAAGAATCTTTGGAATATCGTAATCGCTGATAATGGTTCGACGGATCGAACCCCTGAAATCGCAATGGATTTAGGCAGGATAATGCCTGAAGTCAAACTGGTCAGGGTTCCTGAAAGAGGCGTAGGGCTTGCTCTTAAAACCTCGTGGGAACAATCCAATGCTGACATTGTCGGATATATGGATCTGGATCTTGCCACTGACCTTCGGCATTTCCTTGAAGCATATAATGCACTTGCCCATGATGATTACGATTTAGTTTATGCTACTAGGCTGCATAAAAAGGCTAAAGTGATCAATCGTACGCTTAAACGGGAAATTTCTTCCCGGGTTTTCAATTGGCTGGTAAAAATATACCTGGGCACCAAATTTTCGGACGGTCAATGTGGTTTCAAATGGCTAAAACGGTCGGTATTTGCAGACCTGAGGGATCACGGGGTTCGGGATAACGGCTGGTTCTTCTCCACGGAACTACTCACCGTAGGGGAATGGCTGGGGCTAAAAATTTTCGAGCTTCCTGTCAAATGGACGGACGATGTCAGCAGCACCAAAGTAAAAGTTATCCCCCTGGCAAAACGGTATTTAAAAAATATGCAGGAGTTAAAACAATTCAGGCATGCAAAATAA
- a CDS encoding aldo/keto reductase, whose product MQNKSFPILGTAMWGWTTPKEICFELLDTFYTRGFRQVDTATNYPINKKPEDFRKAENILREWILAHGISDLTIMVKVGSLNNLGGPENNLSKSFLLLALDEYSFLFHDNLRTFSIHWDNRENEADIRETFEALKIASDNGLNIGLSGIKHPEIYARINEAFGFKFSIQFKHNLLYSDFERYAPLHHQGKFLAYGINAGGLKLNPSAYHDKSTLNVRGGHTEDQPPFAPALLQLIEKANQNNRRPAIENFNQCGLCFAWYKKGIEGILIGTTKVKQLEHSLDFMEILSNHSYLDVFEDLKTLNQPQ is encoded by the coding sequence ATGCAAAATAAATCTTTCCCGATTCTTGGAACAGCCATGTGGGGATGGACAACGCCCAAAGAAATTTGTTTTGAGTTGTTGGATACCTTTTATACCCGGGGATTCCGCCAGGTGGACACGGCCACCAATTACCCGATCAATAAAAAACCCGAAGATTTCAGAAAGGCAGAAAATATCCTCAGAGAATGGATACTGGCACACGGTATTTCCGATTTGACTATAATGGTAAAAGTCGGAAGTTTGAATAATTTGGGCGGCCCGGAGAACAACCTGTCAAAAAGCTTTTTATTGCTGGCCCTTGATGAATATAGTTTTTTGTTTCACGACAACCTGCGAACTTTTTCCATACATTGGGATAACCGGGAAAATGAGGCGGACATCCGGGAAACTTTTGAAGCCTTAAAAATCGCCTCTGACAACGGTTTGAATATCGGTTTATCGGGCATCAAACACCCTGAAATTTATGCAAGGATTAATGAAGCATTTGGGTTTAAATTCAGCATTCAATTCAAACACAACCTGCTTTATTCGGATTTTGAACGATACGCCCCCCTTCATCATCAGGGCAAGTTTTTAGCCTATGGTATAAATGCAGGCGGCCTTAAGCTCAATCCATCAGCCTATCATGATAAAAGTACCTTAAACGTAAGAGGGGGGCATACTGAAGACCAGCCCCCTTTCGCCCCTGCCCTGCTCCAATTGATAGAAAAAGCCAATCAAAACAACCGACGACCGGCAATCGAAAATTTTAACCAGTGCGGACTCTGTTTTGCCTGGTATAAAAAAGGGATTGAGGGCATCCTGATCGGAACTACCAAGGTAAAACAATTGGAACATTCCCTGGATTTTATGGAAATTTTATCCAATCACAGTTATCTTGACGTTTTTGAGGATTTGAAGACCCTAAATCAACCCCAATAA
- a CDS encoding OmpA family protein, with translation MAQRLTSFSKLLIVLVIVSAAFFGVKYLLQTGVIGGDKPVQDKKENSGDFSTRDDDVIKVGVVTWGGYAGGQYFNEGFKASKTSRFYQDYGLKVEFVVNDDLDASLNAWKNGDIDLHWYTIDAFPTIIEGLRDFDPVALWQADWSRGGDAIVVRRGIKNASDLRGKKVAVAELTPSHSFLLYLLDAAGLTADDIQVVPQASAVDAAAAFKSQQVDAAVVWSPDDLQCVRDVPGSIILESSRGASHIIADFFFAKRAYADANRDKLQKLFEGWMIGAAEINSSAKAKDKAAKILADGLGLPEEDAVGAIDNVRLATFGDNKNFFGLNTSYSGVTGNDLYLQMATKYKALGFTGNAVPTWRQIAYPAFVQNASLSGTIHEAEKSKSFTKLDDADAKDKEAVATKRVSINFRTGEYILDENAKYIIDKEFIDIAKAFGNARIRIEGNTDNVGSAASNKALSKRRAQSVANYLIKEHGMDVNRIIVIGNGPDKPVASNDSEDGRAKNRRTDFELVKD, from the coding sequence ATGGCACAACGATTAACGTCTTTTTCCAAATTACTGATCGTTCTGGTGATCGTTTCAGCTGCATTTTTTGGCGTGAAATACTTGCTCCAAACCGGTGTTATCGGTGGAGATAAGCCAGTGCAGGACAAGAAAGAAAATAGTGGTGATTTCAGTACACGAGACGATGATGTGATTAAAGTGGGGGTGGTTACCTGGGGGGGATATGCCGGGGGGCAATATTTTAACGAAGGCTTTAAAGCCAGTAAAACCTCGCGTTTTTACCAGGATTATGGTTTGAAAGTGGAGTTCGTGGTGAATGATGATCTGGATGCTTCCCTCAACGCCTGGAAAAACGGTGATATCGACTTGCATTGGTACACCATAGATGCTTTCCCTACTATTATTGAAGGATTGCGTGACTTCGACCCCGTAGCCCTTTGGCAGGCCGACTGGTCAAGAGGTGGGGACGCCATTGTGGTGCGCCGGGGCATCAAAAATGCATCCGACCTGCGCGGAAAAAAGGTGGCGGTGGCTGAATTGACTCCTTCGCATTCCTTTTTGTTGTATCTCCTTGATGCAGCGGGCTTGACCGCTGACGATATTCAGGTGGTTCCCCAGGCGAGTGCCGTGGATGCTGCAGCGGCGTTTAAAAGTCAGCAGGTGGATGCTGCGGTAGTATGGAGCCCTGATGATCTGCAATGTGTGCGGGATGTGCCGGGTTCTATTATATTGGAAAGCAGCCGAGGCGCCTCTCATATTATTGCTGACTTTTTCTTCGCCAAACGAGCTTATGCAGATGCCAATCGGGATAAACTGCAAAAATTGTTTGAAGGCTGGATGATCGGTGCAGCGGAGATCAATTCTTCCGCTAAGGCTAAAGATAAAGCAGCTAAAATTCTGGCCGACGGACTGGGACTTCCTGAGGAGGATGCTGTCGGGGCTATTGATAATGTCCGACTAGCCACCTTTGGGGATAATAAAAATTTCTTTGGGTTGAATACTTCCTATTCAGGCGTGACCGGAAATGATTTGTACCTTCAAATGGCTACCAAATACAAAGCGCTCGGATTTACAGGCAATGCCGTACCTACCTGGCGACAGATTGCCTATCCTGCATTTGTGCAAAATGCCTCTCTTTCCGGCACCATTCACGAGGCTGAAAAATCCAAATCCTTTACCAAACTTGATGACGCAGACGCTAAGGATAAAGAAGCGGTTGCCACCAAAAGGGTGAGCATTAATTTCAGAACTGGCGAGTACATTTTGGATGAAAACGCCAAATACATTATAGACAAAGAATTTATTGATATTGCCAAAGCATTCGGTAATGCACGTATCCGTATTGAAGGCAATACGGATAATGTGGGAAGCGCCGCCTCTAATAAAGCATTGTCTAAGCGTCGTGCTCAATCTGTGGCAAATTACCTGATTAAAGAACACGGCATGGATGTCAACAGGATTATTGTCATCGGAAACGGACCGGACAAACCTGTCGCTTCAAATGATTCCGAGGATGGACGTGCTAAAAACAGGCGAACCGACTTTGAATTGGTGAAAGATTAA
- the purE gene encoding 5-(carboxyamino)imidazole ribonucleotide mutase, translated as MVSIIMGSDSDFPVMKAAKAMLIELGVPYEINIVSAHRTPEYMFDYAKQAHLRGIKVIIAGAGGAAHLPGMVASLSPLPVIGVPVKSSNSIDGWDSILSILQMPNGVPVATVALNAAKNAGILAAQIIGTHNQEVQENILKYKEGMKEEVSVKRQKLRDLEN; from the coding sequence ATGGTTAGCATAATAATGGGATCTGACTCTGATTTTCCGGTCATGAAGGCGGCCAAAGCAATGCTTATTGAATTAGGGGTTCCCTATGAAATAAATATTGTTTCTGCCCATCGCACCCCGGAATATATGTTTGACTATGCCAAACAGGCACATTTGCGCGGCATCAAAGTCATCATAGCAGGAGCAGGAGGAGCTGCCCACCTTCCGGGAATGGTGGCTTCATTAAGTCCGCTACCTGTTATCGGCGTTCCGGTCAAATCATCCAATTCAATAGATGGCTGGGATTCTATATTGTCTATTTTACAAATGCCAAATGGTGTTCCGGTCGCTACGGTGGCATTAAATGCTGCAAAAAATGCAGGAATTCTGGCGGCACAAATTATTGGAACCCATAACCAGGAAGTACAGGAAAATATTCTGAAATACAAAGAAGGTATGAAAGAAGAAGTATCGGTCAAAAGACAGAAACTGAGAGATTTGGAAAATTAA
- a CDS encoding S8 family serine peptidase codes for MKRKHILLTLSIGILLVGCSKEKLNDLSQESSPIPNKAAIDAFIKIHLESGEVFRWETAGPDLLAGALIHSDSVAFVGYKPANETNIKDKIHEIDVKSPEWMAARQKVINRIVEKTNELYPGQNFSQADLLLSDETETFPSIDIKIFNEAVVDMLRKMPEVRYVEPGSYSMDEVGYRSDSGCGGSAPSSIPAADYTPTAPDAKISWHLDYMNVPAAWSITSGDGVTVCLIDTGVSPNQDKLGSSFNSGQSQGRFLDKTGTYVSSWWWWASPDGPNDQCGHGTSMAGLIAAPRGYNGTSIGVAYNADLLAIRGTGDVIINGSSEKTGVKNGLKIAGDRSDVKVISMSLGDIFWSSKVADGIYYAYNKGKMIIAAAGTSTSFTNWVGVIFPASMSETVAVTGVKDGSPMQECDVCHTGSAVDFVAVMQRRNDNSRTALTLSMSGNQVDRVGGSSAATATTAGIAALIWSTNLSQTRTQVFNRMKTSASFYPNKSNSFGWGIINAGQAVAN; via the coding sequence ATGAAACGAAAACACATTCTTTTGACCCTCAGCATTGGAATTCTGTTAGTCGGCTGTAGTAAGGAAAAGCTCAACGATTTAAGCCAGGAATCTTCTCCCATTCCCAACAAAGCAGCAATAGATGCATTCATTAAAATTCACCTGGAATCAGGTGAGGTTTTCAGATGGGAAACCGCCGGACCGGACCTGCTGGCAGGGGCACTTATTCATAGCGATTCCGTTGCTTTTGTAGGGTACAAACCAGCAAATGAAACCAATATTAAAGATAAAATCCATGAAATTGACGTTAAGTCGCCGGAATGGATGGCTGCCCGCCAAAAAGTAATTAACAGGATTGTCGAAAAAACCAATGAGCTTTACCCGGGACAAAATTTTTCCCAGGCTGATTTACTGCTCAGTGATGAAACCGAAACCTTTCCTTCTATTGACATCAAAATTTTTAATGAAGCGGTCGTTGATATGCTCAGGAAGATGCCTGAAGTACGGTATGTTGAACCAGGTAGTTATTCCATGGATGAGGTAGGTTATCGAAGTGATTCTGGATGTGGAGGTTCGGCACCAAGTTCCATTCCTGCTGCGGATTACACTCCCACAGCCCCGGACGCAAAAATATCATGGCATCTCGATTACATGAACGTGCCTGCTGCCTGGAGCATCACCAGTGGGGACGGAGTTACCGTTTGCCTTATTGATACCGGTGTTTCACCCAACCAGGATAAATTAGGCAGCAGTTTCAATTCAGGCCAGTCCCAGGGACGTTTTTTGGATAAAACCGGTACCTATGTCAGTTCATGGTGGTGGTGGGCCTCCCCTGATGGCCCCAATGACCAATGTGGACACGGCACCTCCATGGCGGGCTTAATTGCAGCTCCAAGAGGATACAATGGAACTTCTATAGGCGTCGCCTACAATGCTGACCTTTTGGCCATCAGGGGAACAGGAGATGTGATAATTAACGGATCAAGTGAAAAGACCGGAGTCAAAAATGGTTTAAAAATTGCAGGAGACCGCAGTGATGTGAAGGTAATCAGCATGTCATTAGGAGATATTTTCTGGAGCAGTAAAGTAGCCGATGGCATTTATTATGCCTACAACAAAGGAAAGATGATCATTGCCGCCGCCGGGACTTCCACCTCATTTACCAATTGGGTAGGAGTGATTTTTCCAGCTTCAATGAGCGAGACAGTGGCCGTTACCGGCGTCAAAGACGGCAGTCCTATGCAGGAGTGCGATGTATGCCATACAGGAAGTGCCGTAGATTTCGTGGCAGTTATGCAGCGCAGAAATGACAACTCGAGAACGGCCTTAACGCTTTCCATGAGCGGAAACCAGGTAGATCGTGTGGGCGGTTCATCCGCTGCTACGGCAACAACGGCTGGAATAGCCGCGCTAATATGGTCCACCAATCTTTCTCAAACGAGAACACAGGTCTTTAACAGGATGAAGACTTCCGCTTCATTCTATCCAAACAAAAGCAATTCGTTCGGATGGGGCATCATTAATGCCGGGCAAGCCGTTGCCAATTAA
- a CDS encoding OmpA family protein, whose amino-acid sequence MRKTTILLLSFFMLGVFHLTAQEPSGKNIRGLGAKVLFIDYGIPNGIDSLSITNGIELSYIHGFNNFLNLAFPFKVGVANVPGDVNNHFIVSLDAVFQVKYDKAENKLVPYVFGGGGFINEDNSSSFQVPMGIGLNYKIGENSIINAQGEYRMSRAKDRNNLQLGVGYIYNFVKADRDGDGVIDTDDKCPDIPGPATSKGCPDSDGDGIIDLEDSCPDEIGPKYADGCPDTDMDRIPDASDDCPDIAGLEAFNGCPDTDGDGLQDSSDRCPEEAGPEATQGCPDQDEDGVPDTDDVCPEIPGTVALSGCPDKDGDGIADKDDPCPDLAGDINGCPDRDGDSVIDPDDKCPDQPGLASNKGCPEIKEEVKQVLEFAMRAVRFETGKATLKQESFEVLDQIVDIMKEYVGYRLSIAGHTDNVGNEELNRVLSEDRAKACFQYLVSKGVSPSRLSFSGFGETVPMADNKTAAGRKLNRRVEFNLYIE is encoded by the coding sequence ATGAGAAAAACAACCATCCTCTTGCTAAGCTTTTTTATGCTTGGTGTTTTCCATTTAACGGCACAGGAACCCTCCGGTAAGAATATCCGCGGCCTCGGGGCTAAAGTATTATTTATTGATTATGGTATTCCTAATGGGATCGATAGTCTTTCGATTACCAATGGCATTGAATTATCCTATATTCACGGTTTTAATAATTTTTTGAATCTTGCTTTTCCTTTTAAGGTAGGGGTAGCCAATGTTCCCGGGGATGTCAACAATCATTTTATTGTAAGTCTTGATGCCGTTTTTCAGGTCAAATACGACAAAGCGGAAAACAAGCTGGTTCCTTATGTTTTTGGTGGTGGCGGTTTTATCAATGAAGACAACTCCTCCAGTTTTCAGGTACCTATGGGCATTGGACTCAATTATAAAATTGGAGAAAATTCCATCATCAATGCCCAGGGCGAATACAGAATGTCGCGGGCAAAGGATAGAAATAACCTGCAACTTGGGGTGGGTTATATTTATAATTTCGTGAAAGCTGACCGGGATGGTGATGGGGTGATCGATACTGATGATAAATGTCCTGATATTCCCGGCCCTGCTACGAGTAAAGGTTGTCCGGATTCAGACGGAGACGGAATCATAGACCTTGAAGATTCCTGCCCCGATGAAATTGGACCTAAATATGCTGACGGTTGCCCGGACACTGATATGGACCGTATTCCTGATGCTTCTGACGATTGTCCTGATATTGCCGGATTAGAAGCTTTTAACGGGTGCCCGGATACAGATGGGGATGGTTTGCAGGACTCCAGCGATCGTTGTCCTGAAGAAGCAGGTCCTGAGGCTACCCAGGGCTGCCCTGATCAGGATGAAGACGGAGTTCCTGATACAGATGATGTATGCCCGGAAATTCCCGGAACTGTTGCCTTAAGTGGTTGTCCGGATAAAGACGGAGATGGCATTGCAGACAAAGACGACCCGTGCCCGGATTTAGCCGGAGATATCAATGGTTGCCCGGATAGAGATGGGGATTCTGTAATCGATCCGGACGATAAATGTCCCGATCAGCCCGGGCTGGCAAGTAATAAAGGCTGCCCGGAAATTAAAGAGGAAGTAAAGCAGGTATTGGAATTCGCCATGCGTGCTGTCCGGTTTGAGACAGGAAAAGCTACCTTGAAGCAGGAGTCTTTTGAAGTACTGGACCAGATCGTTGATATCATGAAAGAATACGTGGGATATCGCCTCTCCATAGCCGGACATACCGATAATGTTGGAAATGAAGAATTGAATCGCGTTTTATCTGAAGACAGGGCCAAGGCCTGTTTCCAGTATTTGGTTTCCAAAGGCGTAAGCCCGTCCCGCCTGAGCTTCTCCGGATTCGGGGAGACCGTTCCAATGGCAGATAATAAGACCGCCGCAGGACGGAAACTGAACAGGAGAGTGGAGTTTAATTTGTATATTGAATAA